ATTATCtacactgatttttaataaaattaaaaatagaaagaacaatagaagcaagtttactttGTTGTAtattagagttatcttccctatCTGTTCAATGTTTGGTTCTCATTAATCACGAGATTTGGTGTGAGCAGTGTTCGTCCATGAAGGGAACAATAAACATGTATAAACCATAAAGCTGATTCAGATCCTAATAAGATACTACAAATTGGCGACGATTGGATGGGATTAGCAGTAATAGCACAATGGCAGAGATGGGAATTAAAGCTCCTACACTACTGTGTGTAATGGGAAAACCTCCCACTCTGGAAAACTGGAGAACTTTTAAACAGCAACTGAAGCTGTACCTCATTGCATCAGGTATTCCTGATGATGCTGAAGCTAGAAAGCAAGCAATCCTTCTGACACTGGGAGGTCCTGAATTGCTTcgcatatataatacatttgatTTGGCGGAGGACCACGGAGAAACACTTAATCAAATCTTAGTGAGATTTGATAATCACTTTCAACCACGAGCAAATGTGCTTATAGAACATTTCAAATTTCGATCAGCCAAACAGGAAATGGAAGAGTCGGTTGATGCATATCTAGTACGAATCACTGGACTAATTCAAGATTGCGGTTTTGCTGACAATACACGCAATGAACATCTTAGAGATCAGCTGGTCTATGGATGTTATGATGAACGGTTGCGAGAGAAATTGTTTCGAAATGCAGCGCTGACATTTGATCAAGCCAAAGCTGATGCTAGAGCTCACGAAGCGGCACGTGAACAAATGATGATATTCAATCAGGCCAGCCAAACTCGGTCTAATGAAAAGCATCGCGAACTGGGTGCCAATAAAGAGGTCGTTGCGCAGGTAGTCCAACGAAACTTTTCACCACAAGGTAACAAGTCCTGCTACCGATGTGGCCGAAGGACCCATCTGGCCAATAACTGCCCTTTTAAGGACGCGGAATGTCATCAATGCCATAAGAAAGGTCATATAAAACCCGTGTGCCGCCAGAATGACCAGAAGAAGAAACCTAACCAGGAGAACGGCAGCAGTGTAAAAACCGTAGACAGTACTGGCCCGTCCAACCATCGAAGCGGAGAATCCGGAGATGATGAAGATGGAGAGAATCCTGTATATCTTACTTTGGAGGTAGTACACGCAACTGAAAGTTCACCTAAACATGGCCATCCAATAACTGTTACCTGTGAAATAAATCAAGTAGAGCTAAACATGGAAGTTGATACCGGATGCTCTACCACTCTAATCCCTGATTATGTGTATGACactaaatttaaacatttagttttacaaCCATCTAATaagaacttttatagttttacagGTGAATCGGTAGCCTGCAAAGGAAGGCTGTGGGCAGAGGTGCGCTATGCCGGATGGTCGGGGAATCTGTGGTTGTATGTGGTCACTGGTGCTAGATGTGTTCTTCTGGGGCGGGACTGGATGCGACGGCTTCCTATAGACTGGTCATCGGTTTTACACGCTGGAGGGATTGGCAAGGTAAGTGGTGGAGACGGTCTGTCATTGGATGAGGTGTTGGCTCGTCACACTGAGTTATTCCAGCCTGGTTTAGGGACCCTGAAAAACATAACAGCTAAGTTGTATTTGAAAGAGGGTAGTAAGCCAGTTAGGGAGAAAGCATATAGAATACCACTTGCACTAAAAGAATCGGTTGAAGTCGAGTTAGACCGGCTAGTAAAAGAAGGAATAGTCGAGCCTGTAGAATTTAGTGAGTGGGCGTCAGGGGTAGTACCAGTAGTGAAAGAAAATGGTAGTCTTAGGCTATGCGGTAATTTTAAACCCACTATTAACTCATGTTTACAAGAGTTGTCCCCTCCCCAGATACACATGGATGACATTCTGTCCAAACTGTCGGGTAGTAAGCTGTTTACAACACTAGATTTATCAGCTGCCTACAACCAGATGGTAGTAGATGAGCAGTACAGGGACTTGTTAACTATAGCTACATGCAAAGGTTTGTTTAGTTAGATTTAAAcgtttggccttcggtatcaaGACGGCTCCTGCTATCTGGCAGCATGCGATGGAGCAAGTTTTAAATGGATTACCAGGGGTTCAAGTCTACTATGATGACATTTTAGTTTCCGGTACTTCTAAGCCTGAGCATAATATAAACCTTGATGCCGTAATGGATAGACTAGAACAGTTTGGGTTGAGACTGAACAAGCGTAAGTGTAAGTTCATGCAGCTTTCGGTGCAATACCTAGGTCATATAATTGATGAGAAAGGTGTAAAGCCTGTCCCTAGTAAGGTAGAAAGTATCGTTGATACCAGTGTACCTAAGGATGACAAAAAGTTGAGGTCGTATCTAGGCATGCTGGGTTTCTATAGAAAATTCATTCCGAGATTTTCAGAAGTGGTGAAGCCGCTAACAGAGTTATTGAAGGTCGCTGTTGATTCGCCAGTCTGGGGTTTAGAAGCGCAGAAAGCGTTTGAGACGTCTAAGAAGTTGTTGATTACTAGTGAGTTTCTGATTCATTTTGATCCAAACAAACCGGTTGTACTTACTTGTGATGCCTCTAGAGATGGAGTAGCCGCGGTTTTGTCCCATAAGTCAGCTGATGGTCAGTGTCAGCCGATTCAGTTTGCTAGTAGAGTTTTGTCGAAAGCTGAGCGAAACTACCCTCAGCTAGAAAGGGAAGCTTTGGCCATAGTTTTTGGAGTTGAgcgcttttattattttatctttggGCGTACATTTACACTAGTCACTGACAACCAGCCATTAAGCATAATATTTGGATCCAAAGCTGGCATACCAGTCATGGCAGCAGAGAAATTACAACGATGGGCCTTAAAATTATCTGGGTTTAACTATCAGATTGAGTGTTGTCGAAGTGAACAAAATCCAGCAGATTTTCTGTCTAGATATCCAGCTGAGAAAGGTGATAATGATCAGTCTGAAAAGGAGGAAGTAGCTTATGTATTCCGAGCAGCAAGTTTACCGGTTAATTCTGAACAAGTTGCAGTAGCCACTCGTACAGATGTGGTATTGTCAGAAGTAGTAGGTAGGTTACGGGAGGGTGGTTTAGAAAAAGCATCATCTGAATCAATGAAACCTTTCATAGCTAAGAAAAGCGAAATGTCTCTAGTAGGAGGAGTGTTAATGTGGGGGTTACGAGTAATAGTTCCAGAGAAGCTCAGGGCTAAACTATTAGAGGAGCTCCATCAGGGTCATTTAGGCATGAGTAAAATGAAGGCTTTAGGACGCTCGTTTATATGGTGGCCTGGTTTTGATCGAGACATAGAGTTATGTTGCAAAGCATGCCCACTTTGTCAGTCACTGGGGGGAGATCCGCCAAAAGTTGAAGTTCACCCGTGGTTACCAGCTAAAAAAGCTATGCAAAGAGTTCACATTGACTATGCGGGACCAATCAAAGGAACAATGCTGCTGATAATAGTAGACGCGTACTCTAAATGGCCAGAAGTATATTTAACCACTAGCACTACGTCTACTAGTACGATCGGAATGCTTGCTAACTATATGTCGAGATACGGGTTGATCCAAGAGTTGGTATCCGATAATGGGCCGCAGTTTGTGTCTTATGAGtttcaacagtttttacaaTCGAATGGGGTCAAGCATACTAGATCTGCTCCTTATCATCCAGCTACGAATGGGCAGGCAGAGCGTTTCGTCAAAACAATCAAACATGGCTTACAGTTGTGTATGGAAGAGAATCCAACTGATAGTATACAATTGTGTTTAGATAGATTCTTACTAGCTTATAGAAATTGTCCGCACATAGGCACcggggagtcgcccgctctACGATTCATGGGAAGGGAGCTCACTACCAAGTTAAATATGATTAGACCAACCTTGGAAGATCATTACGTTACAAGGGGTGGAGGTAGAAAACCTATCAGATTTCAAACAGGGGAATTAGTCTGGGCACGTAGCTATGTAGGTAGTACAAAGTGGCTAGAAGGCAGGGTTAGGTCAAGAGAAGGGCAATTACTATATAGTATAGAggtcaataataaaatatggaaaagacacTTTGACCAGCTTAAACCAAGGCTGGTTGATACTCAGTTTGAAGAGTTCCAGGCACCTTTGAATGTGATTGACCCAAATCCGCCGCTTGTTGTAGATCCGGAAAGTGTGTCGGATCGAGGCGAGTCTGTGGGATGTCCGGCTGCGCCCGGCCCGCCTGGAGGGGCGCTGCCTGGTGTTGGTGGCGCGGCGTCCGCGATTTCTCCTGCCACTCCTCGCATATCCCTACCTACGCCTACAGCTATCCGACAATCTAACCGAGAGCGGCAGCCACCTAAGAGACTGATTGAAGAagtttaatattactattaccccgatattaattattatagaGTATTATTTTTTCTGTGCGAATTCGACAATCAAGTAATCAGCTGtatctagatttttattgaGATGGGGAAGAGTTGTTGTAtattagagttatcttccctatCTGTTCAATGTTTGGTTCTCATTAATCACGAGATTTGGTGTGAGCAGTGTTCGTCCATGAAGGGAACAATAAACATGTATAAACCATAAAGCTGATTCAGATCCTAATAAGATACAACATACTTGCTACTGTGCATTTTGCTGACAATTTTGAACAGCCTGCtagcaataaatttttcaagttaGAAGATGTTTTTGCCAGGATATGCGaccggttatattctgttttgctgcctggtaaattcatatctatagaataaagcttgctggcttggaaaggacgaCTTGGACAACTAGTTTCtttgcaaactcttgcaaacatatgacatcgtgcagatgcttatcataaaaCATGttcacagagttattgcttccaaaaatgtatttgttatcgatgTTTTATGATAGAAAAGTGGCAACTTTGGCACATCACAATTTTGATAGAAATATTCACAGACGAATAAATTTGCAGGGACGATTTGCAGGGAATAAATGGCTGCCTGTTgaaaaatttctaagctttcaaatgcatattcacttATAGCTCTATTccaatttgcatgtaagttatagcgAAATTTAGGGGACATTGGCAGGCCTCCATTTTTCGCTGGTCTTTTGTGTCATGCACTGAGAATTTCGAGTGGCGCTCCCGCAatgcatcggagctcataactccactttcaatgctctttgacaaccaatttcttttgcaaattgttgaaaACCTATAAAGCCGTgcaagtattatttatacaacactGTCAATTACCCTTATCAATTaggaaaatacaattgaaaatggtgtataaaaagaaattaatagcttcaacaaattgagacttttgctggaaagcatttgcaagctatctgcatagaaaaaatatcagcttgtagagaaatttctcagctttcatATTTTTCAGCTATGCATATTATGCAGTTGTTATGCAGCcatgtcgaaggctcaaatcgccctagtaattgcctCCGTACGCTGGTATTTTCCCCCGGCCGTAAGCGCGCTGTAGCCAAAGGATTAAGAACATGCATTAGATATACCGGTACATAAAGCGGGTAATGTCTGTAGATACCAACACTATACTATTTAAAGGTATCAGAATAGTATTCTCGTGCTCTAGACTGGTGaacacagtaaaataatttttatgtattaaaccataactgtcacgaacaacttttatcgtattaaCTAGGTAagtcagacacgctgattccgattttgtactcaaaataaagattagtccactaaccttcaaagtcatataagcttttttaaaacgtttcaatatccgtttcgaaaacaacacaatcggcattacaagctccgcccataaatatgtgatgaaacctagctttttcaggaacggaagttgggaatgtttagtccgatttagaataatagagatgggtgtcttaaaacccattattatctaaatccagcctgtaaaataatttcagttttttatgaaaggtatataaactatttaaaattgctcgtagcttgttacattgttatatatatatatatatatatatatatatcgaacTATATTATTAGCGTCACATATAAGCTACTTAGTTACTGTTTCCGTTTCCTGGGATTCTCGAGGGCTAGGAGAGAATCGTAGGGCACTTCCGTTCCGATGAAGAGAATTGCTAACACGTGTAAATACTATAAGCTCAGCTATAAATGCTTTAATCGATCGTTGGGCTGGCCAGCCACGACAATCCGTCTTAGTCAGGACGACAACGCATCTTGATCTTCATTATGATATAATCCAGGTAAACTGAGTGTGCGTATACGATATTCATCTAAGAACATTATTCCTATTAATCTCACATGGTGGCAGCGGTTTCTATGATCGAATAATGGAAGGAATTCACCCTCCGCAACAGTTAAACTTGCGGGCTGTCGACTTGTCTGGGGAATGGCGCTGTTGGGTTCGTTCTTTCAGAGATTACTTGCTAGCTATCAATTTGGTTGCGGCTGACCAGGTTTCAGAGCGACGCAAGCTAGCTTTGTTCCGCCACGTGGGTGGGGAAGATGTTAGAGAGATCTACAGCCAAATGGAGTTTGTTGGAGAGGATGGAGATGGAAATCCTGTTGATGTGGCAGAAGGTCAGGAGGGTAGGACACTAGAAGCGGTGTTAGAAAGGTTCCAAACCTATTGTAACCCTAGATCTGGTGAGGTAGTGAGCCGCTTTGAATTTCATGGTAGCTCTCAGAGTGGCGAATCAGCTGATGTGTATTTAATGAGGCTTAGACGCTTGGCTGAGAACTGCAAATTTGGAGATCAACGTGACTCATTGATTAGGGATAAACTTTTGTTTGGGCTGGATAATGTGAAGCTCAGAGATCGTTTAATAACCCGTGAGAGAGATGAAGTGCTCACTCTGGACTATGTCATTAGAGCAGTTAGAGTTGAGGAGGCTTCTAAGGCACTAAATCCAGGTCCGTCAGAGATAAACTCTGTCAGCAGGAATGTAGGTCACAAAAAGCAACCAAGGATGAATACTAGCTTTGACGATAGTGCCACAAAATGTCCAAATGCGGGCGTAATCATGAACCTCGGCGGTGCCCGGCTTataatcagaaatgtaataaGTGTGGGATGAAGGGACATTGGGCCGCAATGTGCAAGTCGAAGGCATCTCAGGCGAATAGAGTTAGTGAGGTGGTAGATGAGGAAACGGCCAATGCCAGTTTAGAGGAGTTGTATTTAGGTGAGGTTGCTGATATTGGTGAGATTGCAGCTAGAAAATCATGGTTTGCTAAGGTGAAAGTAACAAGTGAGAGTAGCCCAGACCAGGTTATTAGGTTCAAATTGGATACGGGCGCTTCACTGACCGTTTGTGGATTGGGCCATTGTGAGGGAAAAATTCAACCCACAACCGTCAAACTGTATGGCCCAGGACGAACCCCTCTGAGGTGCAGAGGGATGATTGAAACACAACTGCAGGTGGATGACATCTGTGTTGaggaaaatatttatgtattagaGGGGCAGAAGACCCCACTCCTCAGTCGCAAGGCCTGTGAACTCCTTCAGCTGGTGTCAATGGATaaagaaaaatgtgaaattggCCAGGTTATTCATGTAGAGAAAAAGTTGTTTGAGGGATTAGGCCGAGTTGAGAGACCTTATAGTATACTACTCAAGAAGGGCGCCACACCATATGCAATTCATGTGCCTCGCCCTGTAGCTTTTCCATTAAGGCGAAAAACTAATGAGGCTTTAGATCGCATGGTTGAGGAAGGTGTAATCACTCCTGTCACCGAACCAACATCTTGGGTCGCGCCTATGGTGGTGGTCCCTAAACCTAATGGCGCAGTTCGCATTTGCACTGACTACACTGAGCTAAACAAGTTTGTGGTCAGAGAGATACATCCCATGGCCACAGTTGAGAGTAGTTTGGCTGCTTTGGGTACAGCAAAAATTTTCTCGAAAATTGATGCCAACAGTGGTTTTTGGCAGATCCCATTAACCCCGAGTTCTAGCCACCTAACTACTTTTTTGACTCATAGAGGACGGTACAGATACCTTCGTATGCCACAGGGTTTGTGCAGCGCTCCGGAAATTTTCCAGGCAGAGATGAGTAGGATTCTTGAGGGTGTCGAAGGTGTAATCGTTCATATGGATGATCGTTCATATGGATGATATACTTGTATT
Above is a window of Watersipora subatra chromosome 3, tzWatSuba1.1, whole genome shotgun sequence DNA encoding:
- the LOC137390959 gene encoding uncharacterized protein; this encodes MAEMGIKAPTLLCVMGKPPTLENWRTFKQQLKLYLIASGIPDDAEARKQAILLTLGGPELLRIYNTFDLAEDHGETLNQILVRFDNHFQPRANVLIEHFKFRSAKQEMEESVDAYLVRITGLIQDCGFADNTRNEHLRDQLVYGCYDERLREKLFRNAALTFDQAKADARAHEAAREQMMIFNQASQTRSNEKHRELGANKEVVAQVVQRNFSPQGNKSCYRCGRRTHLANNCPFKDAECHQCHKKGHIKPVCRQNDQKKKPNQENGSSVKTVDSTGPSNHRSGESGDDEDGENPVYLTLELIPDALPL